The following coding sequences are from one Lemur catta isolate mLemCat1 chromosome 16, mLemCat1.pri, whole genome shotgun sequence window:
- the RNF165 gene encoding E3 ubiquitin-protein ligase RNF165 isoform X1 encodes MVLVHVGYLVLPVFGSVRNRGAPFQRSQHPHATSCRHFHLGPPQPQQLAPDFPLAHPVQSQPGLSAHMAPAHQHSGALHQSLTPLPTLQFQDVTGPSFLPQALHQQYLLQQQLLEAQHRRLVSHPRRSQERVSVHPHRLHPSFDFGHQLQTPQPRYLAEGTDWDLSVDAGLSPAQFQVRPIPQHYQHYLATPRMHHFPRNSSSTQMVVHEIRNYPYPQLHFLALQGLNPSRHTSAVRESYEELLQLEDRLGNVTRGAVQNTIERFTFPHKYKKRRPQDSKGKKDEGEESDTDEKCTICLSMLEDGEDVRRLPCMHLFHQLCVDQWLAMSKKCPICRVDIETQLGADS; translated from the exons GTGCCCCCTTTCAAAGGTCTCAGCATCCTCACGCTACCTCCTGCCGCCACTTCCACCTGGGTCCCCCGCAGCCGCAGCAGCTCGCCCCCGACTTCCCGCTGGCCCACCCCGTGCAGTCGCAGCCGGGCCTCAGCGCCCACATGGCCCCGGCCCACCAGCACAGCGGCGCCCTGCACCAGTCGCTGACCCCGCTGCCCACCCTGCAGTTCCAGGACGTCACAGGTCCCTCCTTCCTACCTCAGGCCCTGCACCAGCAATACCTcctgcagcagcagctcctggaaGCCCAGCACCGCCGGCTCGTCTCGCACCCCAG GCGGAGTCAGGAGCGTGTGTCTGTCCACCCCCACCGCCTCCACCCCAGCTTCGACTTCGGCCACCAACTGCAGACACCTCAGCCCAGGTATTTGGCTGAGGGCACTGACTG GGATCTCAGTGTGGATGCTGGCTTGAGTCCTGCTCAGTTCCAGGTGCGGCCCATCCCTCAGCACTATCAGCATTACCTAGCAACTCCTCGAATGCACCACTTTCCCAGAAACTCCTCCTCCACGCAGATG GTCGTCCATGAAATCCGAAACTACCCTTATCCTCAGCTTCACTTCCTTGCTCTCCAGGGACTAAATCCCAGCAGACACACCTCCGCTGTGCGGGAGAGCTATGAG GAGCTTCTGCAGCTGGAGGACAGGTTGGGAAATGTGACTAGAGGAGCTGTACAGAACACCATTGAGAGGTTCACCTTCCCCCACAAGTACAAGAAG CGAAGACCCCAGGACAGCAAGGGCAAGAAGGACGAGGGGGAGGAGTCAGACACAGATGAGAAATGCACAATTTGTCTGTCTATGCTCGAAGATGGAGAAGATGTGAG ACGCCTACCCTGTATGCATCTCTTTCACCAACTGTGCGTGGACCAGTGGCTCGCCATGAGCAAGAAATGCCCCATCTGCCGAGTGGACATTGAGACACAACTGGGAGCCGACAGCTGA
- the RNF165 gene encoding E3 ubiquitin-protein ligase RNF165 isoform X2 yields the protein MHHFPRNSSSTQMVVHEIRNYPYPQLHFLALQGLNPSRHTSAVRESYEELLQLEDRLGNVTRGAVQNTIERFTFPHKYKKRRPQDSKGKKDEGEESDTDEKCTICLSMLEDGEDVRRLPCMHLFHQLCVDQWLAMSKKCPICRVDIETQLGADS from the exons ATGCACCACTTTCCCAGAAACTCCTCCTCCACGCAGATG GTCGTCCATGAAATCCGAAACTACCCTTATCCTCAGCTTCACTTCCTTGCTCTCCAGGGACTAAATCCCAGCAGACACACCTCCGCTGTGCGGGAGAGCTATGAG GAGCTTCTGCAGCTGGAGGACAGGTTGGGAAATGTGACTAGAGGAGCTGTACAGAACACCATTGAGAGGTTCACCTTCCCCCACAAGTACAAGAAG CGAAGACCCCAGGACAGCAAGGGCAAGAAGGACGAGGGGGAGGAGTCAGACACAGATGAGAAATGCACAATTTGTCTGTCTATGCTCGAAGATGGAGAAGATGTGAG ACGCCTACCCTGTATGCATCTCTTTCACCAACTGTGCGTGGACCAGTGGCTCGCCATGAGCAAGAAATGCCCCATCTGCCGAGTGGACATTGAGACACAACTGGGAGCCGACAGCTGA